The sequence AGGAGTTGGAAGTCGCTGAGTTGGTAAGTCATGGTGCGACAAATAAAATGATTGCCAGGACAATGAATATTACGGAAAGAACTGTAAAAGCACATTTAACAGCGATATTCCAGAAAATGAATATTCCGGATAGACTTTCACTTGCTATATTTTTCAGGGATTTACGTTAGTTATATCAAACAACAGTATGTTATGTTTTAATACACCGTGCCATTTTAAGCACAATGGAATGAGGCTTATATTCAGTCATTGAATGTAAAACATTCAGGCTGGGGGGGAATTGGGATTTGAAGTGATGAAGAAAAGTTTAGTTTTAAGCTTACCTTTATGGGTAATGGTATCTAGTGTTTCTGCTCAAACGTTGGAAAGTGCAGTAATGCATACTATTGAGTCAAATCCCGATATCCTTGCTGCTGCGAGTGAACGACAAGCTGTTTCTAAAGAAATAGATCAGGCAAAGGCCGGATATTATCCAACTCTGGATTTAGCTTTGGGTACGGGCTGGGAAATGACTGATAACCCGAATACACGTTCAGCAGGGCGTGGCGAAGTCAGACTGAACAGGGATGAGGCAAGCTTACAGCTGCGTCAAATGTTGTTTGATGGCATGGAAACTAAAAACGAAGTTCTAAGACAAGAATTTAGAACAAATTCCCGTGCATCAGCGGTGTACAGTGCTGCAGAAAATACCGGGTTGGAAGCTGTTGACGCTTATCTCAATGTGCTGAGACAGCAGAAAATTGTTGAATTAGCCCAAACCAACCTTGAAGCGCACCAACGGACACATGATCAAATTGTTCTTCGCAGTGAGCGTGGTGTTGGTCGTGGTGCAGATATGGACCAAAGTCTGGGTAGGCTTGCCTTAGCTGAAGCCAACCTGATGGAAGAAGAAAGTAAATTGCGTGATGCAGAAACAACTTTTATCCGCGTTGTTGGCGAGCCACCTGAATCATTAGAAGAGCCTGAAATTCCCGAAAACCTGATTCCTGATAGCTTGGATGCTGCAATAGCAAAAGCCGTTGATAATCATCCAACTTTAAGATTAGCCAACTTTGATCTGGAATCAGCCCGTGCACAGCACGCCACCGCAAAAGCACCTTTTTATCCCGATCTACATCTGGAAGTAGGTACGCGTGCTGATCATAATATCGATGGTCAGGTGGGTACGGATAAAGACATCACGGCCATGTTGCGTTTACGCTATAACCTATTGAATGGCGGCCGTGATTCAGCCCGACGTGAAGAGACTGCCTATTTAATTAATCAAGCAGCAGAGATTCGAAATAATACTTATCGTGAAGTGGAAGAAGGAACGAGGCTTTCCTGGAATGCATGGGAAACGGTCAAAAGCCAGATGTCATATCGCGAACAACATGTTGACTCAAGTCAAAAGTCACGTGATGCCTACAGACAACAATTCAGTCTTGGACAGCGCACCTTATTAGACTTATTGGATTCTGAGAATGAAGTTTTCAGAGCACAGACGGCTCTGGTTAACACTGAGTATGACGAACTGTATGCGCAGTATCGTATTTTGAATAGTATGGGACTATTGCTTCAAGGCTTAAATATTAAAGCACCTGAGGCTGCAGAGACTATTGCTATAAAACAGTAAATCACTATTTCAACAGTTTCATAGCCACGGGAAAGCCCGTGGCTTTTTTATATATATGGGAATGACGTTTTTTTCTGGTTTAGAAACGATCGTGGTATTATACGGAGCCCAATTGGCGGGATAATTAAGAGAATTCATGAGTAAGCAATCATCATTTACATACGAAGAATTATTGCAGTGTGGACACGGCGAAATGTTTGGTCCTGGCAATGCACAACTCCCTGTTCCCAATATGCTGATGATGGATCGCATTACTCATATTGCAAATACAGGTGGTGCTTACGGTAAAGGCGAAATCATTGCAGAATTGGATATACATCCGGATCTTTGGTTTTTTGATTGCCATTTCCCGGGTGATCCTGTTATGCCTGGTTGTTTAGGCTTGGATGCGATGTGGCAACTCGTCGGATTTTTCCTGGCTTGGGATGGTAATCCAGGCCGTGGCCGAGCATTAGGCTCAGGTGAGGTCAAATTTACCGGACAAGTATTACCAACAGCGAAGAAAGTTACTTACCGTATTGATTTAAAACGTGTTATCGCACGCAAGCTGGTTTTGGCTATTGCGGATGGCACGGTATCTGTGGATGGGCGCGATATCTATACTGCAAAAGATTTACGCGTTGGTCTGTTTACATCAACCGATGATTTTTAGGATTTCATAATGAAACGTGTTGTCGTTACAGGGTTAGGTATCACGTCTTGCTTAGGTCTTGATGCCCAAACAGTGACAGAGTCTCTTCGCCATGGCCGCTCAGGTATTCGCTTTAAACAAGACTATGCGGATATGGGGTTTCGTAGCCATGTTGCAGGCACTATTGATATTGATTTCAAAGAATATATCGATCGTAAAACATTACGTTTTATGGGCGATGCTGCTGCCTATGCCTATATTGCTATGGAGCAAGCGATTGCTGACGCAGGCTTAAGCGAAGAGCAGGTTTCTAATATCCGAACTGGGCTTATTATGGGATCGGGTGGCGCTTCATCTTCGAATCAGGTTGAAGCGGCTGATATCCTGCGCGAAAAAGGTTTAAAACGTATTGGGCCTTATCGTGTTACCCAGGTTATGGGCAGCACAACCTCAGCCTGTCTCGCCACACCGTTTAAAATCAAAGGGGTGAACTATTCCATGTCATCCGCTTGTGCAACTAGTGCACATTGTATCGGTACAGCAATGGAGCAGATTCAACTCGGCAAGCAGGATATTGTGTTTGCTGGTGGCGGTGAAGAAGAGCATTGGTCAATGAGCTCTTTATTTGATGCGATGGGCGCTCTATCAACCAAATATAACGATACGCCAGAAAAAGCGTCTCGTGCTTATGATGCTGACCGTGATGGTTTTGTGATCGCTGGCGGCGGCGGTGTGTTAGTACTTGAAGAGTATGAGCATGCAAAAGCCCGTGGCGCTAAAATCTATGCAGAATTGACCGGTTACGGTGCTACATCAGATGGTTACGATATGGTGGCGCCATCTGGTGAAGGTGCGATGCGTTGTATGCAACTTGCCATGTCAACGATTCGTGGCAAAGTCCAGTATATTAATGCTCATGGCACCAGCACACCGGTAGGTGATTTGGCTGAATTAGGTGCTATTAAAAAGACATTCGGCGCAGATATGCCTGCCGTAGGATCAACAAAATCATTATCAGGTCATTCTTTAGGCGCTGCCGGTGTTCAAGAAGCGATTTATAGTCTTTTGATGCTGGAAAATGATTTTCTTGCCGCCTCGGCTAATATTGAAACACTTGATCCTGAAGCGGAAGGCATGCCTATTCTGCGGGAACGTGTCGATAACGCTGGACTCACAACAGTCATGTCGAACAGTTTCGGCTTTGGTGGAACCAATGCCTGTCTGGTGTTTGAAAAGCTCGATGATTAAAGAAAAAAGCCACCTTTCGGTGGCTTTTTTTATTGTAGATCGTCGTCAGTGACTGGGCCGCGTTTGCCGGCGTTGGCTTCCTGAATCAGTGTGATCAGTAATTGCTTTTTATCAGGATCATCAAGATATTTTGAGCTGAACGTAATACCAAATTTATCGGCATATTGTTTCACCAGCATTACTAGGATTGTTTCGTCTTCCACATCGGGCTCCAGATTATTTAAATTGTTTAATTATAACGTTTCAACAAGCTATCAATGAAATTGCATTATCAAGAAAGTGGTGAAGGGATACCTTTAATTATTATCCACGGCTTATTTGGCTCAGCCGATAATTGGCGCAGCATGGCGAAGTATTTTTCACGTTTTTATCGTGTTATTAGTGTTGATTTACGCAATCATGGTCGTTCCCCACATAGTGATGAGCAGAATTTTACAGTCATGGCCGAAGATATCCATGAGTTATGTGAAGACTTGCGATTGGACCAGATGAATATCTTAGGACATTCACTCGGTGGTAAAGTAGCGATGAAATTTGCTGCAATGTATCCGGAGATGGTTGCAAAATTGGTGGTCGTGGATATTGCTCCTCGCCAATACTTTAGTGCACACACACCATTGATGGATGCGATGATGGCACTGAATT is a genomic window of Methylophaga thalassica containing:
- a CDS encoding TolC family outer membrane protein — protein: MKKSLVLSLPLWVMVSSVSAQTLESAVMHTIESNPDILAAASERQAVSKEIDQAKAGYYPTLDLALGTGWEMTDNPNTRSAGRGEVRLNRDEASLQLRQMLFDGMETKNEVLRQEFRTNSRASAVYSAAENTGLEAVDAYLNVLRQQKIVELAQTNLEAHQRTHDQIVLRSERGVGRGADMDQSLGRLALAEANLMEEESKLRDAETTFIRVVGEPPESLEEPEIPENLIPDSLDAAIAKAVDNHPTLRLANFDLESARAQHATAKAPFYPDLHLEVGTRADHNIDGQVGTDKDITAMLRLRYNLLNGGRDSARREETAYLINQAAEIRNNTYREVEEGTRLSWNAWETVKSQMSYREQHVDSSQKSRDAYRQQFSLGQRTLLDLLDSENEVFRAQTALVNTEYDELYAQYRILNSMGLLLQGLNIKAPEAAETIAIKQ
- the fabB gene encoding beta-ketoacyl-ACP synthase I, coding for MKRVVVTGLGITSCLGLDAQTVTESLRHGRSGIRFKQDYADMGFRSHVAGTIDIDFKEYIDRKTLRFMGDAAAYAYIAMEQAIADAGLSEEQVSNIRTGLIMGSGGASSSNQVEAADILREKGLKRIGPYRVTQVMGSTTSACLATPFKIKGVNYSMSSACATSAHCIGTAMEQIQLGKQDIVFAGGGEEEHWSMSSLFDAMGALSTKYNDTPEKASRAYDADRDGFVIAGGGGVLVLEEYEHAKARGAKIYAELTGYGATSDGYDMVAPSGEGAMRCMQLAMSTIRGKVQYINAHGTSTPVGDLAELGAIKKTFGADMPAVGSTKSLSGHSLGAAGVQEAIYSLLMLENDFLAASANIETLDPEAEGMPILRERVDNAGLTTVMSNSFGFGGTNACLVFEKLDD
- a CDS encoding alpha/beta fold hydrolase, with protein sequence MKLHYQESGEGIPLIIIHGLFGSADNWRSMAKYFSRFYRVISVDLRNHGRSPHSDEQNFTVMAEDIHELCEDLRLDQMNILGHSLGGKVAMKFAAMYPEMVAKLVVVDIAPRQYFSAHTPLMDAMMALNLSEFTSRTEVDAALAQSIPDQAVRQFLLMNLVSEHERYKWRINLTALKANFKELMASIFDSEVLTMPSLFVYGELSDYVTEQDRQQISAQFTHAEFNCIEKAGHWVQAERPQQFKQVVEAFLHDD
- the fabA gene encoding 3-hydroxyacyl-[acyl-carrier-protein] dehydratase FabA → MSKQSSFTYEELLQCGHGEMFGPGNAQLPVPNMLMMDRITHIANTGGAYGKGEIIAELDIHPDLWFFDCHFPGDPVMPGCLGLDAMWQLVGFFLAWDGNPGRGRALGSGEVKFTGQVLPTAKKVTYRIDLKRVIARKLVLAIADGTVSVDGRDIYTAKDLRVGLFTSTDDF